From the Serratia nematodiphila DZ0503SBS1 genome, one window contains:
- a CDS encoding putative quinol monooxygenase: protein MEVRVIATLQAKAGFEAAVSEAVHDIIEPSRQELGNLQYDLHRDLEKPGVFVFFERWASSEALDKHNETAHFQQFVSRLDGKLDVLDIKKLKKIA from the coding sequence ATGGAAGTACGCGTTATCGCCACCCTGCAAGCGAAAGCGGGATTTGAAGCCGCCGTCAGCGAAGCGGTGCACGACATTATCGAGCCGAGCCGCCAGGAGTTGGGCAACCTGCAATATGACTTGCATCGCGATCTGGAAAAGCCGGGTGTTTTCGTGTTCTTTGAGCGTTGGGCCAGCAGCGAAGCGCTGGATAAGCATAATGAGACGGCGCATTTTCAGCAGTTCGTCAGCCGGCTTGACGGCAAGTTGGATGTTCTGGACATCAAAAAACTGAAGAAGATCGCCTGA
- the pyrC gene encoding dihydroorotase yields the protein MTAQPQVLKIRRPDDWHIHLRDDEMLKTVVPYTSQVFGRAIVMPNLVPPVTTVAAARAYRDRILAAVPQGHNFTPLMTCYLTNSLAASELVNGFEQGVFTAAKLYPANATTNSSHGVSDVTGIYPLFEQMQKIGMPLLIHGEVTDPAVDIFDREARFIEQVMEPIRQHFPELKIVFEHITTKEAAQYVQAGNRFLGATITPQHLMFNRNHMLVGGIRPHLFCLPILKRNVHQEALRQAVASGSDRFFLGTDSAPHLKHRKESSCGCAGCFNAPNAIPAYAAVFEQLGALEHFEAFCSLNGPRFYGLPLNEDFIELQRVPTTQPEEIALGNESVIPFLAGETLNWSLKD from the coding sequence ATGACCGCACAACCTCAAGTTCTGAAAATCCGCCGCCCAGACGACTGGCATATCCACCTGCGTGACGATGAAATGCTGAAAACGGTGGTGCCCTATACCAGTCAGGTATTTGGCCGGGCGATCGTGATGCCGAACCTGGTTCCGCCCGTAACGACCGTGGCCGCCGCGCGCGCCTACCGCGATCGCATTCTGGCGGCGGTCCCGCAGGGGCACAACTTCACTCCGCTGATGACCTGCTACCTGACCAACTCCCTGGCGGCCAGTGAACTGGTCAACGGCTTCGAGCAAGGGGTGTTTACTGCCGCCAAGCTGTATCCGGCCAACGCCACCACCAACTCCAGCCACGGCGTCAGCGACGTGACCGGCATTTACCCGTTGTTCGAGCAGATGCAAAAAATCGGCATGCCTTTGCTGATCCACGGCGAAGTGACCGATCCCGCCGTCGATATCTTCGACCGCGAGGCGCGCTTTATCGAACAGGTGATGGAACCGATTCGCCAGCATTTCCCTGAGCTGAAGATCGTCTTCGAGCACATCACCACCAAGGAAGCGGCGCAATATGTGCAGGCAGGCAATCGTTTCCTCGGCGCCACCATCACGCCGCAGCACCTGATGTTCAACCGTAACCACATGCTGGTCGGTGGCATTCGTCCACACTTGTTCTGCTTGCCGATCCTCAAGCGCAATGTCCACCAGGAGGCGCTGCGTCAGGCGGTGGCCAGCGGCTCGGACCGCTTCTTCCTTGGCACCGACTCCGCGCCGCACCTCAAGCACCGTAAAGAGTCCAGCTGTGGCTGCGCCGGTTGCTTCAACGCGCCGAATGCCATCCCGGCTTACGCCGCCGTGTTCGAACAACTCGGCGCGTTGGAGCACTTTGAAGCCTTCTGCTCGCTCAACGGCCCGCGCTTCTATGGCCTGCCGCTCAACGAAGACTTCATCGAACTGCAGCGCGTGCCAACCACACAGCCGGAAGAGATCGCCCTCGGCAATGAATCCGTGATCCCCTTCCTGGCGGGTGAAACCCTGAACTGGTCGCTGAAAGACTGA
- the dinI gene encoding DNA damage-inducible protein I translates to MRVEVTIDKTRPLPAGAIEALTGELGKRVNRQFPDAVVHVRYAGANGLSVLGGAKTDRDLIEEILQETWESADEWFSAE, encoded by the coding sequence ATGCGTGTTGAAGTCACTATAGATAAAACCCGGCCGCTGCCGGCGGGCGCCATTGAGGCGCTGACCGGAGAACTGGGCAAGCGGGTCAACCGCCAGTTTCCAGACGCCGTCGTGCACGTACGTTATGCCGGCGCCAACGGGCTCTCCGTGCTGGGGGGCGCCAAAACCGACCGGGATCTGATCGAGGAAATCCTTCAGGAAACCTGGGAAAGCGCAGACGAATGGTTTAGCGCAGAATAA
- the bssS gene encoding biofilm formation regulator BssS, with product MDRNDEVIQTHPLVGWDISTVDVYDAMMIRLHYLSSLDQTPEEAQVDRTLWLTTDVARQLINILEAGIAKIEATDYQDLDRRKH from the coding sequence ATGGACAGAAATGATGAAGTAATTCAGACGCACCCGCTTGTCGGTTGGGATATCAGTACTGTCGACGTTTACGACGCCATGATGATACGCCTTCATTACCTGTCTTCACTAGACCAAACGCCCGAAGAAGCCCAAGTAGACCGAACGCTTTGGCTGACTACAGATGTCGCCCGTCAATTAATCAATATTTTAGAGGCCGGCATCGCCAAGATTGAAGCTACGGATTACCAGGATCTTGATCGCAGAAAACATTGA
- the solA gene encoding N-methyl-L-tryptophan oxidase, whose amino-acid sequence MEYDLIVVGSGSVGAAAGYYATRAGLKALMIDSAIPPHRNGSHHGDTRIIRHAYGEGEKYVPLVLRAQALWNALIQQSGEELFQSCGVLNLGPQHSEFIRNAQQSAQKFRLNAQTLSAEQIAQRWPEFRAPEGYVGVFEPDAGFLRSELAVASLIKLAKEAGCSQLFNCPVSAVNPIDGGVEIVTGEGRFTARKAVVTAGTWVKALLPQLPIAPLRKVFSWHQADGRYSVNNRFPAFTVEAQDGTHYYGFPADNDGLKVGKHDGGQPMDAPEQRKPFGSYASDGTEVFSFLRQFLPGVGVCLHGEACSYDMSPDEDFIIDTLPNCDRLMVISGLSGHGFKFASALGEIAALFAQDKAPPVDLSSFGLKRFS is encoded by the coding sequence GTGGAATATGATTTGATCGTGGTGGGCAGCGGTTCAGTCGGCGCGGCGGCAGGGTATTACGCTACCCGGGCCGGCTTGAAAGCGCTGATGATCGACAGCGCCATTCCTCCACATCGCAACGGCAGCCATCACGGCGATACCCGCATCATTCGTCACGCTTACGGCGAAGGTGAAAAGTACGTGCCGCTGGTGCTGCGCGCACAGGCGCTGTGGAATGCGCTGATTCAGCAATCCGGTGAAGAACTGTTCCAGTCGTGCGGCGTGCTCAACCTGGGGCCGCAGCACTCCGAATTCATTCGCAATGCTCAGCAGAGCGCGCAAAAGTTTCGCCTGAATGCGCAAACCCTCAGCGCCGAACAGATCGCTCAACGCTGGCCGGAATTCCGCGCGCCGGAAGGTTACGTCGGCGTCTTCGAGCCGGACGCCGGCTTCCTGCGCTCCGAACTGGCGGTTGCCAGCCTGATCAAACTGGCGAAAGAGGCCGGCTGCAGCCAGCTGTTCAACTGCCCGGTCAGCGCGGTGAACCCCATTGATGGCGGTGTTGAGATCGTCACCGGCGAAGGGCGTTTCACGGCGCGAAAAGCGGTGGTCACCGCAGGCACCTGGGTGAAAGCGCTGTTGCCGCAGCTGCCTATCGCGCCATTGCGCAAGGTATTCTCCTGGCATCAGGCGGACGGCCGCTACAGCGTGAACAATCGCTTCCCGGCCTTTACCGTCGAAGCGCAGGACGGCACGCACTATTACGGCTTCCCGGCGGATAACGATGGCCTGAAAGTGGGCAAACACGACGGCGGCCAGCCGATGGATGCTCCCGAACAGCGCAAACCCTTCGGTAGCTACGCCAGCGACGGCACGGAAGTTTTCTCCTTCCTGCGGCAATTTTTGCCGGGTGTAGGCGTATGTTTACACGGCGAAGCCTGCAGTTATGATATGAGCCCCGACGAAGATTTTATTATCGATACCCTGCCGAATTGCGATCGCCTGATGGTCATCAGCGGCTTGAGCGGCCACGGCTTCAAGTTCGCCAGCGCACTGGGCGAGATCGCCGCGCTGTTCGCGCAGGACAAAGCGCCGCCGGTTGACCTCTCCAGCTTTGGTCTGAAGCGATTCAGCTAA
- a CDS encoding LuxR C-terminal-related transcriptional regulator, which produces MKLLVVDECCFTRVGIASYFADSGITTIKCCHSIEYATPLLASFQPSHILVNLSNQCRYNEADAQLQAFMEASQSALLFIYLDTPYPYSEAPMRIADNAFLFNKSILPLTLRTLRENPLALADDGEERSLFSPQELTVMKYWMAEMPNYRIAKKLQISSHTVYVHKRHITEKINARNRLEFYSLYNVLRYFYPPSAPTNSTPLALLAV; this is translated from the coding sequence ATGAAACTACTTGTCGTGGACGAATGCTGCTTCACCCGGGTCGGTATAGCCAGCTACTTTGCTGATAGTGGGATTACGACGATCAAGTGCTGCCACAGCATTGAATACGCTACGCCGCTGTTGGCCAGCTTTCAGCCGAGCCACATTCTGGTGAACCTCAGCAACCAATGCCGCTATAACGAAGCGGACGCACAGCTGCAGGCATTTATGGAAGCCAGCCAGTCCGCCTTGCTGTTTATCTATCTCGATACACCTTACCCTTACAGCGAAGCGCCAATGCGCATTGCCGATAATGCCTTTCTGTTCAATAAAAGTATTCTGCCGCTCACCTTACGCACGCTGCGCGAAAATCCGCTGGCGCTGGCCGATGACGGCGAAGAGCGTTCCCTGTTCAGCCCACAGGAACTGACGGTAATGAAATATTGGATGGCGGAGATGCCGAACTACCGCATCGCGAAAAAGCTGCAGATCAGCTCGCATACGGTGTACGTGCACAAGCGTCACATCACGGAGAAGATCAACGCGCGCAACCGGCTGGAGTTCTACTCGCTGTATAACGTGCTGCGCTATTTCTACCCGCCGAGCGCGCCAACCAATTCGACGCCGCTGGCGCTGCTGGCGGTATAA
- a CDS encoding DUF2770 family protein yields MLNRILAAIVNNVREHLVLYLCLWLVLLALDVYFFFVM; encoded by the coding sequence ATGTTAAACCGAATACTGGCGGCTATCGTCAACAACGTGCGTGAGCACCTGGTGCTTTACCTTTGTCTGTGGCTGGTGCTGCTGGCGTTGGATGTCTATTTCTTCTTCGTCATGTAA
- a CDS encoding zinc-dependent alcohol dehydrogenase family protein, which yields MPPLFPRLSFSRFGDPTQVLELQQMSRPLLRPGQRLLQMRYAPINPSDLIPIHGQYAHRIALPQVPGYEGVGIILNPQNGHSTGRRALAVMGNGSWQTFVTLPEDRVIWVPDDIDDAGAAQIYINPLTCWVLLTQWLPLNAGDVLLLNGGGSAVSLLLAQLTALRGIRLAVVVRNAAHRQALLAAGAWRVIEAPQLVEMTNFGARAAIDCIGGEDGLQLARAVRSGGDFVALGLLSGRQVDWRRVVDELKLRASLFHLRKWNAQAAPAQWQMAFYQLFQLLRRGQLALRPPAAIYPLHQYAAALQHAAQPGVSGKIFLTPAPPEAGAAGGRPPG from the coding sequence ATGCCGCCGTTATTTCCCCGATTGAGCTTCAGCCGCTTCGGCGATCCCACCCAGGTGCTGGAATTGCAGCAGATGAGCAGACCGCTGCTGCGCCCCGGGCAGCGGTTATTGCAGATGCGCTATGCCCCGATCAATCCTTCCGATCTGATCCCGATCCACGGCCAATACGCGCACCGCATCGCCCTGCCGCAGGTGCCGGGATATGAAGGCGTAGGCATCATCCTCAATCCGCAGAATGGACATTCAACGGGCCGACGCGCGCTGGCGGTAATGGGTAACGGCAGTTGGCAAACCTTCGTCACGCTGCCTGAGGATCGGGTGATCTGGGTGCCGGACGACATTGACGACGCTGGCGCAGCGCAAATCTATATCAACCCGCTCACCTGCTGGGTGCTGTTGACGCAATGGCTGCCGCTCAACGCCGGCGACGTACTGCTGCTCAACGGCGGCGGCTCCGCTGTCAGCCTGCTGTTGGCGCAGCTGACGGCGCTGCGCGGTATTCGTCTGGCGGTCGTGGTGCGCAACGCCGCTCATCGCCAGGCTTTACTGGCCGCCGGCGCCTGGCGCGTTATCGAAGCGCCGCAGCTGGTGGAAATGACGAATTTTGGCGCCCGTGCGGCCATCGACTGCATCGGTGGAGAAGACGGATTGCAATTGGCGCGGGCGGTACGCTCCGGCGGCGATTTTGTGGCGCTGGGCCTGCTGAGCGGCCGCCAGGTAGACTGGCGGCGCGTGGTGGACGAGTTAAAGCTGCGCGCTTCGCTGTTCCACCTGCGCAAATGGAACGCACAGGCGGCGCCGGCGCAATGGCAGATGGCGTTTTATCAGTTGTTCCAGCTGCTGCGGCGCGGCCAGCTGGCGCTGCGCCCACCCGCCGCGATTTATCCTTTGCATCAGTACGCAGCGGCGCTGCAGCATGCCGCACAACCCGGCGTGAGCGGAAAAATCTTCCTCACTCCGGCGCCGCCGGAGGCTGGCGCGGCGGGCGGCCGTCCCCCAGGATAA
- a CDS encoding AI-2E family transporter: protein MGRTHVTDSSLRLAVLLAMLVIILAGVKAAADIVVPFLLAVFLAMVLNPLVAMLERKRVPRIVGVTLLLTAVIVVVMLFIGMLGASLNEFARSLPQYRGMMIEKLRELQHYADRFNISLSSEAMLQYVDPSAAMNLVTRMLGHLSGAMTNVFLLLMTVVFMLFEVQLLPYKLQQALDKPNEGLAAMRRALDGVTRYLVIKTIISLATGVIVWIFLAAVGVRFAFIWGLLAFLLNYIPNIGSVLAAIPPLIQALLFNGLGDALVVAGGFIAVNMVIGNILEPRVMGRGLGLSTLVVFLSLIFWGWLLGPVGMLLSVPLTIVARIALETTEGGYRLAVILGDGRPPRQPPAAPE, encoded by the coding sequence ATGGGCCGAACCCACGTGACCGACAGCAGCCTGCGTCTGGCCGTCCTGCTGGCGATGTTGGTGATCATTCTGGCCGGGGTGAAAGCCGCCGCCGACATCGTGGTGCCGTTTTTACTGGCGGTGTTTCTCGCCATGGTGCTGAACCCGCTGGTGGCGATGCTGGAACGCAAGCGGGTGCCGCGTATCGTCGGGGTGACGCTGCTGCTGACGGCGGTGATCGTGGTCGTGATGCTGTTTATCGGCATGTTGGGCGCTTCGCTCAATGAGTTCGCCCGCTCGCTGCCGCAGTATCGCGGCATGATGATCGAGAAGCTGCGCGAGCTGCAGCATTACGCCGATCGCTTCAATATCAGCCTCTCCAGCGAAGCGATGCTGCAGTATGTTGATCCCAGCGCGGCGATGAATCTGGTCACCCGCATGCTGGGGCACCTGTCTGGCGCCATGACCAACGTCTTCCTGCTGCTGATGACCGTGGTGTTTATGCTGTTCGAAGTGCAGCTGCTGCCTTACAAGCTGCAGCAGGCGCTGGATAAGCCGAACGAGGGGCTCGCCGCGATGCGGCGGGCGCTGGACGGCGTGACGCGCTATCTGGTGATTAAAACCATCATCAGCCTGGCCACTGGGGTGATCGTCTGGATCTTCCTGGCGGCGGTCGGCGTGCGCTTCGCCTTTATCTGGGGGCTGCTGGCGTTTCTGCTCAACTATATTCCCAATATCGGCTCGGTGTTGGCCGCCATTCCGCCGCTGATTCAGGCGCTGTTGTTCAACGGATTGGGGGATGCGCTGGTGGTGGCGGGCGGCTTTATCGCTGTCAACATGGTGATCGGTAATATCCTCGAACCGCGGGTGATGGGGCGCGGGCTGGGACTGTCGACGCTGGTGGTGTTCCTGTCGCTGATCTTTTGGGGCTGGCTGCTCGGCCCGGTGGGCATGTTGCTGTCGGTGCCACTGACGATCGTGGCGCGCATCGCGCTGGAGACCACCGAGGGCGGCTATCGGCTGGCGGTTATCCTGGGGGACGGCCGCCCGCCGCGCCAGCCTCCGGCGGCGCCGGAGTGA
- a CDS encoding cytochrome b: protein MLWKNTADRFGHVSVLIHWLVALTVYGMFALGLWMVTLGYYDVWYHQAPEIHKSIGTLLFIVMVIRVIWRFVSPPPKPLASYGRLTRVSAILAHLALYAVLFGILISGYLISTADGQPISVFGWFDVPATVTGMAEQADTAGAIHLYLAWAVVVLSVLHGLAALKHHFIDRDVTLKRMLGSSAD from the coding sequence ATGCTCTGGAAAAATACCGCCGATCGTTTCGGCCATGTGTCAGTGTTGATCCACTGGCTGGTGGCGTTGACGGTGTACGGCATGTTCGCGCTCGGCCTGTGGATGGTCACGCTGGGCTATTACGACGTCTGGTATCACCAGGCGCCGGAGATCCACAAAAGCATCGGCACGCTGCTGTTCATCGTGATGGTGATCCGCGTGATCTGGCGCTTTGTCTCGCCGCCGCCCAAACCTCTGGCCAGCTATGGCCGCCTCACTCGCGTCAGCGCCATCCTCGCGCATCTGGCGCTGTACGCCGTGCTGTTCGGCATTCTGATCAGCGGCTATCTGATCTCCACCGCCGACGGTCAACCGATCAGCGTCTTCGGCTGGTTCGACGTGCCCGCCACCGTGACCGGCATGGCGGAACAGGCCGACACCGCCGGCGCCATACACCTTTACCTGGCCTGGGCCGTGGTAGTGCTCTCGGTACTGCACGGGCTGGCCGCGCTTAAACATCACTTTATCGATCGTGATGTCACTTTGAAACGGATGCTGGGTAGCAGCGCCGATTAA
- a CDS encoding YceI family protein → MLKKTVLGLTAGALLLSAGSALAADYKIDKQGQHAFIEFRIQHLGYSWLYGSFKDFDGGFTFDEKDPSKDKVNVTINTASVDTNHAERDKHLRSAEFLNVEKNKQAKFESTEVKKNGDGYAVVGNLTLNGVTKPVTLDAKLIGQGNDPWGGYRAGFEANGKIKLKDFGITTDLGPASQDVELIISVEGVREK, encoded by the coding sequence ATGTTGAAAAAGACCGTATTGGGCCTGACCGCAGGTGCCCTGCTGCTGAGCGCCGGTTCCGCACTGGCGGCGGACTACAAGATCGACAAACAGGGCCAGCACGCCTTTATCGAGTTCCGCATCCAGCATCTGGGCTACAGCTGGCTGTACGGCAGCTTTAAAGACTTCGACGGTGGCTTCACCTTCGACGAAAAAGATCCTTCGAAGGACAAGGTCAACGTGACCATCAATACCGCCAGCGTCGACACCAACCATGCCGAGCGCGACAAGCACCTGCGCAGCGCCGAATTCCTCAACGTGGAGAAGAACAAGCAGGCCAAGTTTGAATCCACCGAAGTGAAGAAAAACGGCGACGGTTATGCGGTGGTCGGCAACCTGACGCTGAACGGCGTCACCAAACCGGTTACGCTGGACGCCAAACTGATTGGCCAGGGCAACGATCCGTGGGGCGGCTACCGCGCCGGCTTTGAAGCCAACGGCAAGATCAAGCTGAAAGATTTCGGCATCACCACCGATCTGGGCCCGGCGTCGCAAGACGTTGAGCTGATCATCTCCGTAGAAGGCGTGCGCGAGAAATAA
- a CDS encoding rhodanese-related sulfurtransferase codes for MPVLHNRISNEELKARMLAETEPRTTVSFYKYFSIDDPKAFRDSLYVQFEKLKVFGRIYVAKEGINAQISVPQHNFDAFKAALFASHPALDQVRLNIALEDDGKSFWVLRLKVRERIVADGIDDESFDPSNVGEYLQAERVNQMIDDPNTVFVDMRNHYEYEVGHFENAIEVPSDTFRDQLPMAVEMLQDSKDKNIVMYCTGGIRCEKASAYMLHNGFKNIYHVEGGIIEYTRKAKEQGLPLKFIGKNFVFDERMGERISDDVIANCHQCGAPCDTHTNCKNDGCHLLFIQCPSCAAKFEGCCSEICREELKLPREEQRARRAGRENGVKIFNKSKGLLQTTMHIPAPEEEGPAR; via the coding sequence ATGCCAGTGTTACATAACCGAATTTCTAATGAGGAACTGAAGGCGCGCATGCTGGCGGAAACCGAGCCGCGCACCACAGTTTCTTTTTACAAATACTTCTCCATCGACGATCCCAAGGCGTTTCGCGACAGCCTGTACGTTCAGTTTGAAAAACTGAAGGTGTTTGGCCGCATCTACGTGGCGAAAGAGGGCATCAACGCGCAGATCAGCGTGCCGCAGCATAACTTCGACGCGTTCAAAGCCGCGCTGTTCGCCTCGCACCCGGCGCTGGATCAGGTACGCCTGAATATCGCGCTCGAAGACGACGGCAAATCCTTCTGGGTGCTGCGCCTCAAGGTGCGTGAGCGTATCGTGGCCGACGGCATCGATGACGAAAGTTTCGATCCGAGCAACGTCGGCGAGTATCTGCAGGCCGAGCGCGTCAATCAGATGATCGACGATCCGAATACGGTATTTGTCGATATGCGCAACCACTATGAGTACGAAGTCGGCCACTTCGAAAACGCCATCGAGGTGCCGTCGGATACCTTCCGCGATCAGTTGCCGATGGCGGTGGAGATGCTGCAGGACAGCAAAGACAAGAATATCGTCATGTACTGTACCGGCGGCATTCGCTGTGAAAAAGCCAGCGCCTATATGCTGCACAACGGTTTTAAAAACATCTACCACGTGGAAGGCGGGATCATCGAATACACCCGCAAAGCGAAAGAACAGGGGTTGCCGCTGAAGTTTATCGGCAAAAACTTCGTGTTCGATGAGCGCATGGGCGAGCGCATCTCCGACGATGTGATCGCCAACTGCCACCAGTGCGGAGCGCCGTGCGACACTCATACCAACTGCAAGAACGACGGCTGCCATCTGTTGTTTATTCAGTGCCCGAGCTGCGCCGCCAAGTTTGAAGGATGCTGCAGCGAGATTTGCCGCGAAGAGCTGAAGCTGCCGCGCGAAGAACAGCGCGCGCGCCGTGCCGGCCGTGAAAATGGCGTCAAGATCTTCAATAAGTCGAAAGGCTTGCTGCAGACCACGATGCACATTCCGGCACCGGAAGAAGAAGGCCCAGCCCGCTGA
- a CDS encoding Kdo(2)-lipid IV(A) acyltransferase: MTQVPTFNRSLLHPRYWLTWVGIGLLYLLVLLPYPVIYWLGTSIGRFSMRFLKRRVAIAQRNLELCFPDMPQAERDALVVKNFESVGMGLFETGMAWFWPNWRIERWFKVSGLEHIQKARDNQQGVLLIGLHFLTLELGARIFGIHNPGIGVYRPHDNKLMDWLQTWGRMRSNKSMLDRKDVKGMIRALKQGDIIWYAPDHDYGPRSSVFVPLFAVDKAATTTGSYVLVRMGKPAIIPFTPRRLPDGKGYELIMQPAVENFPLDNELDAAAFMNKVVEKEILMAPDQYMWLHRRFKTRPEGEPSLY, encoded by the coding sequence ATGACTCAAGTTCCTACTTTCAATCGCTCCTTATTGCACCCGCGCTACTGGCTGACCTGGGTCGGCATCGGCTTGCTGTATCTGCTGGTGTTGCTGCCTTACCCCGTCATCTACTGGCTCGGCACCTCGATTGGGCGATTTTCCATGCGCTTTCTCAAGCGGCGCGTCGCTATCGCCCAACGCAACCTCGAGCTCTGTTTTCCCGACATGCCGCAGGCCGAACGCGATGCGCTGGTGGTAAAGAATTTCGAATCGGTCGGCATGGGGCTGTTTGAAACCGGCATGGCGTGGTTCTGGCCCAACTGGCGCATCGAGCGCTGGTTCAAGGTCAGCGGCCTGGAGCATATCCAAAAAGCGCGCGACAACCAGCAAGGCGTGCTGCTGATTGGCCTGCACTTTTTGACGCTGGAGCTGGGCGCGCGCATCTTCGGCATTCACAACCCGGGCATCGGCGTTTACCGCCCGCACGACAACAAGCTGATGGACTGGCTGCAAACCTGGGGGCGCATGCGTTCCAACAAGTCGATGCTGGATCGCAAGGACGTCAAAGGCATGATCCGTGCCCTGAAACAGGGCGATATCATCTGGTATGCGCCGGATCACGACTACGGCCCGCGCAGCAGCGTTTTCGTGCCGCTGTTCGCCGTGGACAAAGCCGCCACCACCACCGGCAGCTATGTGCTGGTGCGAATGGGTAAACCGGCGATCATTCCGTTCACCCCGCGTCGCCTGCCGGACGGCAAAGGGTATGAACTGATCATGCAGCCGGCGGTGGAAAACTTCCCGCTGGATAATGAACTCGACGCCGCCGCCTTCATGAATAAAGTGGTGGAAAAAGAGATCCTGATGGCACCGGACCAATACATGTGGCTGCATCGCCGCTTCAAGACCCGTCCGGAAGGCGAGCCTTCGCTTTACTGA
- a CDS encoding YciI family protein, which yields MYIVSLTYHRPIADVDSHLDGHIAWLKKYFQDGTFVASGRKNPRTGGVILAKGIERAQLDAILAEDPFNAVAHYEVIDFSATTTAAGFETLVGL from the coding sequence ATGTACATTGTCAGCCTGACCTACCATCGCCCGATCGCCGACGTCGACAGCCACCTTGACGGGCACATCGCCTGGCTTAAGAAATATTTTCAGGACGGCACCTTCGTCGCTTCCGGCCGCAAGAATCCCCGCACCGGCGGCGTGATCCTGGCCAAGGGCATTGAGCGTGCGCAGCTGGACGCCATCCTGGCCGAAGATCCGTTCAACGCCGTGGCCCACTACGAGGTCATCGACTTTAGCGCTACCACCACCGCCGCTGGTTTCGAGACGCTGGTCGGCTTATAA
- the mdtG gene encoding multidrug efflux MFS transporter MdtG, protein MASAAEPVNWKRNLFVAWVGCFLTGAAFSLVMPFLPLYVETLGVTGHQALNMWSGLLFSITFLFSAIAAPFWGALADRRGRKLMLLRSALGMAIVMVLMGMAQTVWQFLALRAVLGLLGGFIPNANALIATQVPRNRSGWALGTLSTGGVGGALIGPLIGGLLADLYGLRPVFYITAAVLFVCFVLTLLYVKEQFTPVQKRDMLHAKQVFASLKNPKLVLSLFVTTMIIQIATGSIAPILTLYVRDLAGATHNLAFISGLIASVPGVAALMSAPRLGKLGDRIGPERILVFMLIVSVLLLIPMAFVQTPWQLGVLRFLLGAADGALLPAVQTLLIYNCTNQVAGRIFSYNQSFRDVGNVSGPLLGAAVSAGYGFRAVFAVTALVVLFNAGYSWWCLRRRPGYLREDTLQEEQ, encoded by the coding sequence ATGGCTTCGGCAGCAGAACCCGTTAACTGGAAACGCAACCTTTTCGTCGCCTGGGTCGGGTGTTTTCTCACCGGCGCCGCCTTCAGCCTGGTGATGCCGTTTCTTCCGCTGTACGTAGAGACGCTGGGCGTAACCGGCCATCAGGCGCTCAACATGTGGTCCGGTCTGCTGTTCAGCATCACCTTCCTGTTTTCCGCTATCGCCGCGCCGTTTTGGGGCGCCCTGGCCGACCGACGCGGCCGTAAACTGATGCTGCTGCGCTCCGCCCTGGGCATGGCGATCGTCATGGTGCTGATGGGCATGGCGCAAACGGTCTGGCAATTTCTCGCGCTGCGCGCGGTGCTGGGGCTGCTCGGCGGGTTCATCCCCAACGCCAACGCGCTGATCGCCACCCAGGTGCCGCGCAACCGCAGCGGCTGGGCGCTCGGCACCCTGTCTACCGGCGGCGTCGGCGGCGCGCTGATCGGCCCGCTGATCGGTGGCCTGTTGGCCGATCTGTACGGGCTGCGCCCGGTGTTTTATATCACCGCCGCGGTGCTGTTCGTCTGCTTTGTGCTGACGCTGCTGTATGTCAAAGAGCAATTCACCCCGGTGCAAAAGCGCGACATGTTGCACGCAAAACAGGTGTTCGCCTCGCTGAAGAACCCGAAGCTGGTGCTCAGCCTGTTCGTGACCACCATGATCATTCAGATCGCCACCGGCTCGATTGCGCCGATCCTGACGCTGTATGTGCGCGATCTGGCCGGCGCCACCCATAACCTGGCGTTTATCAGCGGGCTGATTGCCTCGGTGCCCGGCGTCGCGGCCTTGATGAGCGCCCCACGGTTGGGCAAGCTGGGCGATCGCATCGGCCCGGAGCGCATTCTGGTGTTTATGCTGATCGTCTCGGTGCTGCTGCTGATCCCGATGGCGTTCGTGCAAACGCCGTGGCAGCTTGGGGTACTGCGTTTTCTGCTGGGAGCGGCCGACGGCGCGCTGCTGCCGGCGGTACAGACGCTGTTGATTTATAACTGCACCAATCAGGTAGCCGGCCGAATCTTCAGCTACAACCAATCGTTCCGCGACGTCGGCAACGTCAGCGGTCCGCTGCTCGGCGCTGCGGTCTCCGCCGGCTACGGTTTTCGCGCGGTCTTCGCCGTCACCGCTTTAGTGGTGCTGTTCAACGCCGGTTATTCCTGGTGGTGTCTGCGACGGCGGCCGGGCTATTTGCGGGAAGACACGCTGCAGGAAGAACAATAG